One Desulfobulbus propionicus DSM 2032 DNA segment encodes these proteins:
- a CDS encoding DMT family transporter, with product MALLSAMVLWGSSFVALKYSFQEMHPLAVILGRMVVASLCFLPFYRSFARAGLRRHHMVPLACMCLCEPCCYFLFESLALVYTSASQASMITTMLPLMVALAAGLMLGERITRRTIGGFFLAAAGALWLSLGGEGTDQAPHPALGNFLEFMAMVCATGYTILMKRLSKELHPFFLTGIQAFTGAVFFAPVLLLPSVQASALSIGGIGAVLYLGIVVSVGAYGLYNFGVSRIPASQASAFVNLIPVFSILFGFLLLGERLNFWQWMACTLVFTGVLVSQDTTSGQRREAV from the coding sequence ATGGCGCTGCTATCTGCCATGGTACTGTGGGGCAGTTCTTTTGTGGCGTTGAAATACAGCTTTCAGGAGATGCATCCCCTGGCGGTTATTCTGGGACGGATGGTGGTTGCCTCGCTCTGTTTCCTTCCATTTTACCGATCGTTTGCCAGGGCGGGCCTGCGGCGCCACCACATGGTGCCGCTGGCATGCATGTGCTTGTGCGAGCCCTGTTGCTATTTTTTGTTTGAATCGTTGGCGCTGGTCTACACCAGCGCCTCGCAGGCCTCGATGATCACCACCATGCTGCCGCTCATGGTCGCCCTGGCCGCAGGTCTGATGCTTGGTGAACGGATCACCCGGCGCACCATCGGCGGATTTTTCCTTGCCGCCGCTGGGGCATTGTGGCTCAGCCTGGGCGGCGAAGGAACCGACCAGGCCCCGCATCCGGCGCTGGGCAACTTTCTTGAATTCATGGCCATGGTGTGCGCGACGGGCTATACTATTCTAATGAAACGGTTAAGTAAAGAGCTCCATCCATTTTTTTTGACCGGTATCCAGGCCTTTACCGGGGCGGTGTTTTTTGCTCCGGTCCTGCTGCTGCCGTCGGTGCAGGCGTCGGCGCTATCGATCGGCGGCATTGGCGCGGTGCTCTATCTCGGCATCGTGGTCAGTGTCGGCGCCTACGGTCTCTATAATTTTGGCGTCAGCCGCATTCCGGCCAGTCAGGCGTCGGCCTTTGTCAATCTGATTCCAGTCTTTTCCATTCTGTTTGGCTTTCTCCTGTTGGGCGAGCGCCTGAATTTCTGGCAATGGATGGCCTGTACCCTGGTGTTCACCGGGGTGCTGGTGAGTCAGGACACAACCAGCGGGCAGAGGCGGGAGGCAGTTTGA
- the trkA gene encoding Trk system potassium transporter TrkA: MNILIYGATETGYMVASQLYRKHNIVIVDDLDRLPEKFSNLDISFVAGNGADVLVLERANAAKAELFIACSLIDEANIVACWTAKKITEAETICFIRRMELYRNLASLSQNRYQSRYDIDTIIWPEQLLTQDIFRIIMVPDAIDVEYFVRGKAKLFEYRIKEQSIIRGSRIMDCSFPQNVLIVGITRNNSLFIPNGSTTIQTDDKVVFMGTGPALDTLAAQFFQNVSKIKTASVIGGGSVGFMLAQKLEQAGIRVKLIEHDRARCIFLADNLKDSLILQGDGTDLELLEGESIGDSDVTVCVTNNDEKNLLCSLLVKQLGCERIITRVSNVRNSTLFERVGIDVVVSPRDSALKELLNRLQAKDVNILALVEGGQGEVLRLTLPETFPETLVRDFKLPARAIIGVVKRGRNVIFPHGDTPLQPDDQLIIFTMAKDAEAIKAVFTR, encoded by the coding sequence ATGAACATCCTTATCTACGGCGCGACCGAAACCGGTTACATGGTCGCTTCTCAGCTGTACCGTAAGCACAATATCGTCATTGTCGACGATCTGGATCGGCTGCCGGAAAAATTCAGCAACCTGGACATCAGTTTCGTGGCCGGCAACGGCGCCGATGTTCTGGTCCTGGAACGGGCCAACGCCGCCAAGGCCGAACTGTTCATCGCCTGCTCCCTGATCGATGAAGCCAATATCGTCGCCTGCTGGACCGCCAAGAAGATCACCGAGGCGGAAACCATCTGTTTCATTCGCCGGATGGAGCTCTATCGCAACCTGGCCTCGCTCTCCCAGAACCGCTATCAGAGCCGGTACGACATCGACACCATCATCTGGCCCGAACAGCTGCTGACCCAGGACATCTTCCGCATCATCATGGTCCCCGATGCCATCGATGTCGAGTATTTTGTCCGCGGCAAGGCCAAGCTGTTTGAATACCGCATCAAGGAACAGTCCATTATCCGCGGTTCACGGATCATGGACTGCTCCTTCCCGCAGAATGTGCTGATCGTCGGTATCACCAGGAACAACAGCCTGTTTATTCCCAATGGCTCGACCACCATCCAAACCGACGACAAGGTGGTCTTCATGGGCACTGGGCCGGCCCTGGACACGCTCGCGGCCCAGTTCTTCCAGAATGTCAGCAAGATCAAGACGGCTTCCGTGATTGGCGGCGGCAGCGTTGGCTTCATGCTGGCACAGAAGCTCGAACAGGCCGGGATCCGGGTCAAGCTGATCGAGCACGATCGGGCCCGTTGCATCTTTTTGGCCGATAACCTCAAGGACAGCCTGATCCTCCAGGGTGACGGGACCGACCTGGAACTGCTGGAAGGCGAATCGATCGGCGACAGCGACGTGACGGTCTGCGTCACCAACAACGACGAGAAGAACCTGCTCTGTTCCCTGTTGGTGAAACAATTGGGCTGCGAGCGCATCATCACCCGGGTGAGTAATGTGCGCAACTCGACCCTGTTCGAGCGAGTGGGCATCGACGTCGTGGTTTCGCCTCGGGATTCGGCCCTCAAGGAGCTGCTCAACCGCCTGCAGGCCAAGGACGTCAATATTCTTGCCCTGGTGGAGGGAGGGCAGGGCGAGGTGCTGCGGCTGACCCTGCCGGAAACCTTTCCCGAAACCCTGGTGCGGGATTTTAAACTGCCGGCGCGGGCAATCATCGGCGTGGTCAAGCGGGGACGCAACGTCATCTTTCCCCACGGCGACACCCCGTTGCAGCCGGATGATCAGCTGATCATCTTCACCATGGCCAAGGACGCAGAGGCCATCAAGGCGGTCTTCACCCGATGA
- a CDS encoding RluA family pseudouridine synthase, translating into MTTQSLSVLYLDKELAVVDKPGGLLAVPGRGPDKQDCVVSRLRQMVPWCIEQPAVHRLDMDTAGVMVLGLTGAAHRHLSRQFAERRVEKQYLALLEGVVSGEKGEICLAFRLDPDNRPHQVYDAVRGKMGVSHWRRIEIRGQRTLVEFIPQTGRTHQLRLHASHPLGLGCPIVGDRLYGAGRDGDSLKLHATRLHFLHPATYRPMEFVSRAPFDWRQAN; encoded by the coding sequence ATGACCACGCAATCGTTGTCCGTGCTTTATCTTGACAAGGAATTGGCGGTTGTCGACAAACCGGGTGGCCTGCTGGCCGTTCCCGGTCGGGGGCCAGACAAGCAGGATTGTGTTGTCAGCAGATTGCGGCAGATGGTGCCGTGGTGCATCGAGCAGCCAGCGGTTCATCGGCTGGACATGGACACTGCGGGGGTGATGGTCCTTGGCCTCACCGGCGCTGCCCACCGCCATCTCTCACGTCAATTTGCCGAGCGCCGGGTGGAAAAACAGTATCTTGCCCTGTTGGAAGGAGTGGTGAGCGGGGAAAAAGGAGAAATCTGCCTGGCTTTTCGTCTGGATCCGGACAATCGCCCTCATCAGGTGTACGACGCGGTCCGAGGAAAGATGGGCGTGAGTCACTGGCGCAGGATCGAAATACGTGGGCAGCGCACCCTGGTGGAATTTATTCCCCAGACCGGTCGCACGCACCAACTCCGTCTCCATGCCAGCCATCCCCTGGGATTGGGCTGCCCCATTGTCGGCGATCGTCTCTACGGCGCGGGAAGGGACGGAGATTCGCTTAAACTGCATGCAACCCGGTTGCATTTTCTCCATCCAGCAACGTATCGGCCGATGGAGTTTGTTTCCCGAGCCCCCTTCGACTGGCGACAAGCCAACTAG
- a CDS encoding LysM peptidoglycan-binding domain-containing protein yields MSTLSAAPLRELISTGRIVEARTLLTMEQTLLDQEEYRALEQELDRQWQAAKELVTQAETMEAQGRTEEAKSLYESVLSQLTDYPGIQEHIKRMDEALALTRAVQRRSQRRRESTDDARSARRRLLPALLGTGLAGAAAFLFLLFFRPAPQHSPPAHSLPVTQEPPVSTGTLEPAPIATVPVPPPAPEEVTVQPSAPPPPVVNEPATASDPATQPPPSPELTEQPPEPSEPIAQDRYIVQPGDSLSSIATRQFCDQGAWKTLYRLNKHLVSDPKKLRPGMELSLAGMKSRCPDVLKTAPSEPPR; encoded by the coding sequence GTGTCCACTCTTTCAGCCGCACCTCTCAGAGAACTGATCTCGACCGGCCGCATTGTTGAGGCCAGAACCCTGCTCACCATGGAGCAAACGCTCCTGGACCAGGAGGAATACAGGGCATTGGAACAGGAATTGGATCGGCAATGGCAGGCGGCCAAGGAGCTGGTGACCCAAGCCGAAACCATGGAGGCCCAGGGGAGGACGGAAGAGGCCAAGTCCCTCTACGAATCCGTATTATCCCAACTCACTGATTATCCAGGCATCCAGGAGCATATCAAGCGGATGGACGAGGCCCTTGCCCTGACCAGGGCTGTCCAGCGCCGCAGCCAACGCCGGCGCGAATCCACTGACGATGCCAGGTCGGCTCGCAGACGACTGCTTCCCGCACTTCTGGGAACGGGCCTGGCAGGTGCTGCGGCGTTCCTCTTCCTGCTCTTCTTCCGCCCCGCACCGCAGCACTCCCCGCCAGCGCATTCGCTGCCGGTCACCCAGGAGCCGCCGGTATCGACCGGCACTCTCGAACCGGCGCCCATCGCCACGGTACCCGTCCCCCCCCCTGCACCAGAGGAGGTCACGGTACAGCCCTCCGCACCGCCGCCGCCAGTGGTCAACGAACCGGCCACCGCTTCCGATCCGGCAACACAGCCTCCGCCCAGCCCCGAACTGACCGAGCAGCCACCCGAGCCTTCCGAACCGATAGCCCAAGATCGATACATCGTTCAACCCGGTGATTCGTTGAGCTCGATTGCAACACGGCAGTTTTGCGACCAAGGCGCATGGAAGACCCTCTACCGCCTCAACAAACACCTCGTCTCCGACCCAAAAAAATTACGTCCAGGCATGGAATTAAGCCTGGCAGGCATGAAAAGCCGCTGCCCGGATGTGTTGAAGACCGCCCCGTCAGAACCGCCGCGCTAG
- a CDS encoding NUDIX hydrolase: protein MEPFIRHEAAVATIITRDASPEVLVLKRRANPRDPWSGHYAFPGGRRDEADPSLLATCIRETYEECGIQLSTEHLIKKYPVRQAGNHLNQPIPVTTYLFELPEPPVIRLQRSEISCHEWLDLDYVADESNIIKRPMSPRCPDVLFPCIPASEGFVWGFTYEMLMVVIADRYAHIS from the coding sequence ATGGAACCTTTCATTCGACACGAAGCCGCCGTGGCCACCATCATCACCCGTGACGCGTCCCCGGAGGTCCTGGTCCTCAAACGCCGGGCCAACCCCAGGGATCCTTGGTCGGGACATTACGCCTTTCCGGGCGGGCGCAGGGACGAGGCCGACCCCTCTCTGTTGGCCACCTGCATCCGTGAGACCTATGAGGAATGCGGCATCCAGCTCTCCACCGAGCACCTGATCAAGAAGTACCCCGTCCGCCAGGCGGGCAACCACCTCAATCAGCCAATCCCCGTGACCACCTATCTGTTCGAGCTGCCTGAACCGCCGGTTATCCGGCTGCAACGATCGGAAATCAGCTGTCATGAATGGCTTGACCTCGACTATGTCGCCGATGAATCAAACATCATCAAGCGACCCATGAGCCCGCGCTGTCCGGATGTGCTCTTTCCCTGCATCCCTGCCAGCGAGGGTTTTGTCTGGGGATTCACCTACGAGATGCTGATGGTGGTGATCGCCGACCGTTACGCCCACATTTCCTGA
- the clpS gene encoding ATP-dependent Clp protease adapter ClpS, whose amino-acid sequence MAKEDSIVQDKIQTRDKEQLQEPPLYKVLLHNDDYTTMDFVVMILQTVFHKNTDEATRIMLNVHHQGVGIAGVYTREIGETKVAIVHRLAKRNQFPLRCSLEKDC is encoded by the coding sequence ATGGCAAAAGAAGATTCCATCGTTCAAGACAAAATTCAAACCCGTGACAAGGAACAGCTGCAAGAACCACCGCTGTACAAGGTGCTGTTGCATAACGACGACTACACCACCATGGATTTCGTGGTGATGATTCTGCAGACAGTTTTTCATAAGAATACGGACGAGGCCACCAGAATCATGCTCAACGTCCATCACCAGGGCGTGGGCATCGCGGGTGTTTATACCCGTGAAATCGGAGAAACCAAGGTGGCGATTGTGCATCGGCTGGCAAAAAGGAACCAATTTCCGCTGCGATGCTCGCTGGAAAAGGATTGTTGA
- a CDS encoding malate dehydrogenase, producing MKAPVRVAVTGAAGQISYSLIFRIASGSMLGPDQPVILQLLEIPPAMGALQGVLMELNDCAFPLVAGVIATDDPNVAFKDIDFALLVGSRPRGPGMERSDLLNANGAIFTVQGKALSDNAKPNVRVLVVGNPANTNALICLKNAPKLNPRNVTAMMRLDHNRAMSQIAEKTGTHSTKVEKVVVWGNHSSTQYPDISYATADGKAVKSLVTDEWNKNEFIPTVQQRGAAIIKARGASSAASAASAAVDHMRNWALGSNGQWVSMGVYSKGNPYGVDQDLIFAFPITCENGEWKIVEGLEISDYSREMIKKTEAELQSERAAVADHIK from the coding sequence ATGAAAGCACCAGTACGTGTAGCAGTAACCGGAGCTGCCGGCCAAATCAGCTATTCCCTCATCTTCCGCATCGCCAGCGGCAGCATGCTCGGACCTGATCAGCCTGTTATCCTGCAGCTTCTGGAGATCCCCCCGGCAATGGGCGCCCTTCAGGGCGTGTTGATGGAACTCAACGACTGCGCCTTCCCGCTGGTTGCGGGCGTCATCGCCACCGACGACCCCAACGTGGCCTTCAAGGACATCGACTTCGCCCTGCTGGTCGGTTCCCGTCCCCGTGGTCCGGGCATGGAACGCTCCGATCTGCTCAACGCCAACGGCGCCATCTTCACCGTTCAGGGCAAGGCACTGAGCGACAACGCCAAACCCAACGTCAGAGTTCTGGTTGTCGGTAACCCCGCCAACACCAACGCATTGATCTGCCTGAAAAATGCGCCGAAACTCAACCCGCGCAACGTCACCGCCATGATGCGTTTGGACCACAACCGGGCCATGTCGCAGATCGCTGAAAAAACCGGCACCCACTCCACCAAGGTCGAGAAAGTCGTTGTCTGGGGTAACCATTCCTCCACCCAGTATCCGGACATCAGCTACGCCACCGCCGACGGCAAAGCAGTCAAATCGCTGGTCACTGACGAGTGGAACAAGAACGAGTTCATCCCCACCGTTCAGCAGCGCGGTGCAGCCATCATCAAGGCCCGTGGCGCTTCCTCCGCCGCTTCCGCCGCTTCCGCCGCTGTTGATCACATGCGCAACTGGGCCTTGGGCAGCAACGGTCAGTGGGTCAGCATGGGCGTGTACAGCAAGGGGAATCCCTACGGTGTTGATCAGGATCTGATCTTCGCGTTCCCGATCACCTGCGAAAACGGCGAGTGGAAAATCGTCGAAGGTCTGGAGATCAGCGACTACAGCCGCGAAATGATCAAAAAGACCGAAGCCGAACTGCAGAGCGAAAGAGCCGCCGTGGCTGACCACATCAAGTAA
- the holA gene encoding DNA polymerase III subunit delta yields the protein MPLYTRETLTELLVRAAAAPSQVYLLFGERYLCRNAAEQLEQVLLQKTGGTVHAIDGDQEDSTATLAKLRGYSLLPGRQLYRVTDTRLFVSKQVAKRIWDRVVAAHADNKPEQAGRALRALLESGGLDPRSPNNLLDTMPAAEWQHCFGFARPSGDLSWTSALLTAQPNHTGRPATVTDPAEQLGNALAAGLPASNFLILLAEEVDKRKKLFKQLKDGQTVVDLSVESGAGAKAQKEQKAVLHELVRKTLAEQGKTLAPGLIDLLVERVGFHPVALVMELRKVMAYVGERRQIDHADIDLLVGRTRQEALFELTTALAAGNREQTLVIGDRLQENGIHPLAVVATLRNFVRNLLLCRALLEQPDIRFQPTMSAAAFQNTCLPRLKDRPQWKKELGGHPFALYMQFKTAALFPLPVLTGWMQLLLRAELRLKGSSIAAPIVLQHLLLSMLSMETAKE from the coding sequence ATGCCCCTGTACACCCGCGAAACCCTGACCGAGCTGCTTGTCCGGGCGGCGGCCGCCCCTTCGCAGGTGTATCTACTGTTTGGTGAGCGTTACCTCTGCCGCAACGCGGCCGAGCAGTTGGAACAGGTGCTGCTGCAAAAAACGGGCGGGACGGTACACGCCATCGACGGCGACCAGGAAGACAGTACCGCCACTTTGGCTAAACTTCGCGGTTACAGCCTGTTGCCGGGGCGTCAGCTCTACAGGGTAACTGACACCCGGCTCTTTGTGTCCAAACAGGTGGCCAAACGCATCTGGGATCGGGTTGTTGCTGCCCATGCGGACAATAAACCGGAACAGGCGGGCCGCGCCTTGCGGGCCTTGCTGGAAAGCGGCGGTCTGGATCCACGGTCCCCGAACAATCTGCTCGACACCATGCCGGCGGCCGAATGGCAGCATTGTTTCGGCTTTGCCCGTCCCTCCGGCGACCTCAGCTGGACCAGTGCCTTGCTGACCGCTCAACCGAATCACACCGGCCGACCCGCGACCGTGACCGACCCGGCTGAACAACTCGGCAACGCATTGGCCGCTGGTCTGCCGGCAAGCAACTTCCTCATCCTCCTTGCCGAGGAGGTGGACAAGCGCAAAAAGCTGTTCAAGCAGCTGAAAGACGGGCAGACGGTTGTCGACCTGAGCGTCGAATCCGGGGCCGGAGCCAAAGCGCAGAAGGAACAAAAAGCCGTTCTCCACGAACTGGTCCGGAAGACCCTGGCCGAGCAGGGCAAGACCCTGGCTCCCGGGCTCATCGACCTGCTCGTTGAGCGGGTGGGCTTTCATCCCGTGGCGCTGGTCATGGAACTGCGCAAGGTGATGGCCTATGTCGGCGAGCGCCGCCAGATCGATCACGCCGATATCGATCTCCTGGTCGGCCGCACCCGGCAAGAGGCGCTGTTTGAACTGACCACCGCTCTTGCCGCCGGGAATCGTGAGCAAACCCTCGTGATTGGCGATCGCCTTCAGGAAAACGGCATTCATCCCCTGGCCGTGGTGGCGACGCTCCGCAACTTTGTCCGCAACCTGTTGCTCTGCCGGGCCCTGTTGGAACAACCCGACATTCGCTTTCAGCCGACCATGTCCGCCGCCGCTTTTCAGAACACCTGCCTGCCACGTCTCAAGGACCGACCGCAGTGGAAAAAAGAATTGGGCGGTCATCCCTTTGCCCTGTACATGCAATTCAAAACAGCCGCCCTCTTCCCTCTTCCGGTCCTCACCGGCTGGATGCAGCTGCTCCTCCGGGCGGAACTCCGTCTCAAGGGTTCCTCGATCGCGGCCCCGATCGTGCTCCAGCATCTGCTCCTCTCCATGCTGTCCATGGAGACCGCAAAAGAATAA
- the clpA gene encoding ATP-dependent Clp protease ATP-binding subunit ClpA yields the protein MLSKELELALIKAIKEAKNHRHEYVTVEHMLYGLLHDDLARHIIDKCGGNNENIKERLERFFETGMPVMKEGDSEPAQTVAFNRVLQRAVSHVQSCGKKQVDTGDVLVSIFTEPDSHAVYFLGSEGVGRLEVVEYISHSLPEYLQSEPFRQPPPGQQPTKKRQDKQTDALDEFTVNFAKRAAEGGIDPLIGRDQELYRMMQVLCRRKKNNPLLVGEPGVGKTAMAEGLALRIHEDSVARLDANPDPKKLVPDLLQDAEIYMLDLGTLVAGTKYRGDFEKRLKEVVAAIEKKEKAILFIDEMHTIIGAGATSGGSMDASNLLKPALQAGTIRCIGSTTYEEYKNHIEKDRALSRRFQKIDIAEPSVEDTCRILRGLQSRYEQHHQIRYAKTAIEATAELAHRYINDRFLPDKAIDVMDEVGAFFRLSGKTGRTVGVRDVEQIVAKIARVPVTSKTGSDVSELRHLDEKLKSVIFGQDEAIEALVKAVKRSRAGLGNPQSPTGSFLFAGPTGVGKTEVARQLAASLAVHFERFDMSEYMEKHAVARLIGAPPGYIGFDQGGLLTDAIRKYPYTVLLLDEIEKAHPDVFSILLQVMDHSTLTDNAGRRADFRNVILIMTTNAGAREMSERTIGFLGDSKGKEQKAIKNLFSPEFRNRLDATISFAPLELATVEKVVDKMVHELQQQLADKKVEISLSSAARSWLAKEGYEPAFGARPLRRLIMKEIGDVLTEEILFGRLAKGGRVKIGRKNDTTTFTYL from the coding sequence ATGTTGAGTAAAGAGTTGGAATTGGCCCTGATCAAAGCGATCAAGGAAGCAAAGAATCACCGCCACGAATACGTCACCGTCGAGCACATGCTGTATGGGTTGCTCCATGACGACCTGGCCCGACACATCATTGATAAATGCGGTGGCAACAATGAAAACATCAAGGAACGCCTGGAGCGTTTCTTTGAAACCGGCATGCCGGTGATGAAGGAAGGCGACAGCGAACCGGCCCAGACCGTGGCTTTCAACCGGGTGTTGCAACGTGCGGTCAGTCACGTGCAGAGTTGCGGCAAAAAACAGGTGGACACCGGTGACGTGCTGGTGTCGATCTTCACCGAACCCGACTCGCATGCCGTCTATTTTCTCGGCAGCGAAGGGGTGGGACGTCTGGAGGTGGTCGAATACATCTCCCACAGTCTACCCGAATATCTGCAGAGCGAGCCGTTTCGCCAGCCGCCTCCGGGCCAGCAGCCAACGAAAAAACGGCAGGACAAACAAACGGATGCCCTGGATGAATTCACGGTCAATTTCGCCAAACGTGCGGCCGAGGGCGGCATTGATCCGCTGATCGGCCGTGATCAGGAATTGTACCGGATGATGCAGGTGCTTTGCCGCCGGAAAAAGAACAATCCGTTGCTCGTTGGCGAACCGGGAGTGGGCAAAACGGCCATGGCCGAGGGATTGGCCCTGCGGATTCATGAAGACAGCGTTGCCCGGCTGGACGCCAACCCGGATCCCAAGAAACTGGTTCCCGACCTGTTGCAGGACGCGGAAATTTACATGCTGGATCTGGGCACCCTGGTGGCGGGCACCAAATACCGGGGCGATTTCGAGAAGCGGCTCAAGGAAGTGGTGGCGGCCATTGAGAAGAAGGAAAAAGCCATTTTATTCATCGATGAGATGCATACCATCATCGGAGCCGGCGCCACCAGCGGCGGATCGATGGATGCGTCCAACCTGCTGAAGCCGGCGCTGCAGGCAGGGACCATCCGCTGCATTGGCTCGACGACCTACGAGGAATACAAGAATCATATCGAAAAGGATCGGGCCTTGTCCCGCCGCTTCCAGAAAATCGACATCGCTGAACCGTCGGTGGAGGACACCTGCCGTATCCTGCGCGGTCTCCAGTCCCGGTATGAGCAGCATCACCAGATTCGCTACGCCAAAACCGCCATCGAGGCCACGGCAGAATTGGCGCACCGGTACATCAACGACCGCTTTCTTCCGGACAAGGCCATCGACGTGATGGATGAGGTCGGTGCCTTTTTCCGTCTGAGCGGTAAAACCGGACGGACCGTCGGAGTTCGCGATGTGGAGCAGATCGTCGCCAAAATCGCCCGGGTTCCGGTCACCAGCAAGACCGGCAGCGATGTCAGCGAACTGCGCCATCTCGACGAAAAACTCAAATCCGTCATTTTCGGTCAGGACGAGGCCATCGAGGCGTTGGTCAAGGCGGTCAAGCGTTCGCGGGCGGGCTTGGGAAATCCGCAGTCACCGACAGGCTCTTTTCTCTTCGCCGGCCCCACCGGCGTCGGCAAGACCGAGGTGGCCCGGCAGCTCGCGGCGTCTCTCGCCGTCCATTTCGAACGGTTCGATATGAGCGAGTACATGGAAAAACATGCGGTTGCCCGGCTGATAGGCGCGCCTCCCGGCTACATCGGCTTTGACCAGGGCGGACTGTTGACCGATGCGATTCGCAAGTACCCTTATACCGTCCTCCTCCTTGACGAGATTGAAAAAGCCCATCCGGATGTGTTCTCGATCCTGTTGCAGGTCATGGACCATTCGACCCTGACCGACAATGCCGGTCGGCGGGCTGATTTCCGTAATGTCATCCTCATCATGACCACCAATGCCGGCGCCCGTGAGATGAGCGAGCGGACCATCGGTTTTCTAGGCGATTCCAAGGGCAAGGAACAGAAGGCGATCAAGAACCTCTTTTCGCCGGAGTTCCGTAACCGGCTTGACGCCACCATTAGTTTTGCGCCGCTTGAGCTGGCCACAGTGGAAAAGGTGGTCGACAAGATGGTGCACGAGTTGCAACAGCAATTGGCCGACAAAAAGGTCGAAATCTCCCTCAGCTCCGCAGCCCGCTCCTGGTTGGCCAAGGAAGGCTACGAACCGGCCTTCGGCGCCCGTCCCTTGCGTCGGTTGATCATGAAGGAGATTGGCGACGTGCTTACCGAGGAAATCCTCTTCGGCCGCTTGGCCAAGGGCGGCAGGGTCAAAATTGGTCGCAAGAACGACACCACCACCTTCACCTATCTCTGA
- the tnpA gene encoding IS200/IS605 family transposase, whose translation MNDIQCLSHTRWDCKFHVVWIPKCRRKILYGQLRKNLGDVFHDLARQKESRIVEGHLQPDHVHMLLSIPPKYSVAQVVGYMKGKSAIYIARNYLGQKKNYNGMHFWARGYFVSTVGADEAMVRAYIRNQEQEDQRVEQLNLFK comes from the coding sequence ATGAACGACATACAATGTTTAAGCCACACAAGATGGGATTGCAAGTTCCATGTAGTGTGGATACCGAAATGCCGAAGAAAAATACTCTATGGCCAACTTCGGAAAAATCTGGGTGATGTGTTCCATGATCTTGCACGGCAAAAAGAAAGTCGGATTGTCGAGGGGCATTTGCAGCCCGATCATGTGCACATGCTACTGTCGATCCCGCCGAAGTATTCGGTGGCCCAGGTTGTGGGCTACATGAAAGGGAAAAGTGCGATTTACATCGCACGCAATTACCTTGGGCAAAAGAAGAACTACAATGGGATGCACTTTTGGGCACGGGGCTATTTTGTGTCAACCGTTGGTGCCGACGAGGCAATGGTTCGCGCATATATCCGTAACCAGGAGCAAGAGGATCAGCGAGTCGAACAACTGAACTTGTTTAAATAG
- a CDS encoding DUF2905 domain-containing protein, producing the protein MNRTLILIGVVCVVLGVAWPWLRQLPLGRLPGDIVIVREHFRFFLPLTSCILVSVVISLLLWLFRK; encoded by the coding sequence ATGAACAGAACGCTCATCCTCATTGGCGTGGTCTGCGTGGTGCTCGGTGTGGCATGGCCGTGGTTGCGCCAGCTGCCCCTTGGCCGCCTGCCCGGGGATATCGTCATCGTCCGGGAGCATTTCCGCTTCTTTCTTCCCCTCACCAGCTGCATTCTGGTCAGTGTGGTGATTTCCCTCCTGCTGTGGCTGTTTCGCAAATAG